ATCATCCAGGAAGATATCAGTTTGGCGACATGGTAATGTTGGGGTAGCTAAGTCACAAACTAATTCCTCTGCTCCGCCACTGCCACCCCAGGGTGCCTCTTCAGCTACCAAAAGCTGTCGTAATCAGTTGTATGCTTTGATAAACCGCCAGGAGGCAGAAGTCACATCAAACGTGGTCACGGGTACACTACAAATTTTCTAttatgatgtgtatgtgttgcttGATCCTAGTTCTGCCCTGTCTTATGTGACCCAATATATGGCCGTcga
This genomic interval from Capsicum annuum cultivar UCD-10X-F1 unplaced genomic scaffold, UCD10Xv1.1 ctg72978, whole genome shotgun sequence contains the following:
- the LOC124894305 gene encoding uncharacterized protein LOC124894305, whose protein sequence is MRKFASVLSNDLVLECKGAMLNRDMDFSKLSVNIQQIKDQKKKKVAEIREKDGQAKRARLEKSSRKISVWRHGNVGVAKSQTNSSAPPLPPQGASSATKSCRNQLYALINRQEAEVTSNVVTGTLQIFYYDVYVLLDPSSALSYVTQYMAVDFGFEPDVITETFSVCTL